A part of Streptomyces sp. DSM 40750 genomic DNA contains:
- a CDS encoding beta-galactosidase — translation MSTARRLRLPGIAYGGDYNPEQWPEEVWAEDMRLMREAGVNMVSVGIFSWALLEPSEGVHDFTKMDRVLDLLHENGIAADLATPTAAPPAWFFKAHPEALPVDKDGRTLSYGSRQTFCPSSPAYRRAALRIAEVLAERYAAHPALAMWHVHNEYGCHNAECYCDTSAAAFRTWLRARYDDDLDALNHAWGTTFWSQWYYDWDQILPPRATGAVPNPTHRLDWRRFCSDELLSLCTAEREVLRRAAPDIPATTNLMVLRTFDALDYWRWAPELDILSNDHYLMSDDPEAELDIALSGDLMRSLAGGPWFLMEHSTGAVNWQPVNRAKGPGEMRRNALAHVARGADGIAFFQWRAAKAGAEQWHSAMLPHAGTDSRIWRDVVQLGSDLKALAEVRDSTSTARVAIVWDWDARWALELPSQPSGELRYQDLVRDWYTPLWRAGIAVDFVRPDDPGLDRYRLVLVPSLYLVTEAAAANIARFTEGGGTLAVGFHSGMVDEHGHVFLGGYPGAFREVLGVVADELFPLLPGERTGLAGDVPPGATADLWSERVRLTGARAVASYADGPLAGIPAVTRHRHGSGTAWYLATHPDPDTLAALLHRITREADVTPEHQAPAGIEAVRRRGAEADYLFLIDHTGKGAEAPAEGVELLTGTPITGTVTVPPGGVAVVREPR, via the coding sequence GTGAGTACCGCACGCCGCCTTCGTCTTCCTGGCATCGCCTACGGAGGCGACTACAACCCCGAGCAGTGGCCCGAGGAGGTCTGGGCCGAGGACATGCGCCTGATGCGCGAGGCCGGGGTGAACATGGTCAGCGTCGGCATCTTCTCCTGGGCCCTGCTCGAACCGTCCGAGGGCGTCCACGACTTCACGAAGATGGACCGCGTCCTCGATCTGCTCCACGAGAACGGCATCGCCGCCGACCTGGCCACCCCCACCGCCGCCCCGCCCGCCTGGTTCTTCAAGGCACACCCGGAAGCACTGCCGGTCGACAAGGACGGCCGCACCCTCTCGTACGGCAGCCGCCAGACCTTCTGCCCGTCCAGCCCCGCCTACCGCAGAGCAGCACTGCGTATCGCAGAAGTCCTCGCCGAGCGCTACGCCGCCCACCCGGCCCTGGCCATGTGGCACGTCCACAACGAGTACGGCTGCCACAACGCCGAGTGTTACTGCGACACCAGCGCCGCCGCCTTCCGCACCTGGCTCCGCGCCCGCTACGACGACGACCTTGACGCCCTCAACCACGCCTGGGGCACCACCTTCTGGAGCCAGTGGTACTACGACTGGGACCAGATCCTGCCGCCCCGCGCCACCGGCGCCGTCCCCAACCCCACCCACCGGCTGGACTGGCGCCGGTTCTGCTCCGACGAACTGCTCTCGCTGTGCACCGCCGAACGCGAGGTGCTGCGCCGGGCCGCTCCGGACATCCCCGCGACCACCAACCTCATGGTCCTGCGCACCTTCGACGCCCTCGACTACTGGCGCTGGGCGCCCGAGCTGGACATCCTCTCCAACGACCACTATCTGATGTCCGACGACCCGGAGGCGGAACTCGACATCGCCCTCAGCGGCGACCTGATGAGGTCGCTCGCCGGCGGCCCGTGGTTCCTCATGGAGCATTCGACCGGCGCCGTCAACTGGCAGCCGGTCAACCGTGCCAAGGGACCGGGAGAGATGCGGCGCAACGCCCTCGCGCATGTGGCCCGTGGCGCGGACGGCATCGCGTTCTTCCAGTGGCGCGCGGCGAAGGCCGGCGCCGAGCAGTGGCACTCGGCGATGCTGCCGCACGCGGGCACGGACAGCCGGATCTGGCGGGACGTCGTCCAACTGGGCTCGGACTTGAAGGCTTTGGCCGAGGTACGGGACTCCACCAGCACGGCCCGGGTGGCGATCGTATGGGACTGGGACGCCCGGTGGGCCCTTGAACTCCCGTCCCAGCCCAGCGGCGAGCTGCGCTACCAGGACCTGGTGCGCGACTGGTACACCCCCCTGTGGCGAGCCGGCATCGCCGTCGACTTCGTACGCCCCGACGACCCCGGGCTCGACCGCTACCGGCTCGTCCTCGTGCCGTCGCTGTACCTGGTGACGGAGGCGGCCGCCGCGAACATCGCCCGGTTCACCGAAGGTGGGGGGACGCTGGCCGTCGGCTTCCACAGCGGCATGGTCGACGAGCACGGTCACGTGTTCCTCGGCGGCTACCCCGGTGCGTTCCGCGAGGTCCTCGGAGTGGTCGCCGACGAGCTCTTCCCCCTGCTGCCCGGAGAGAGGACCGGCCTGGCCGGCGACGTGCCTCCGGGTGCCACGGCCGACCTGTGGTCGGAACGGGTCCGGCTCACCGGCGCCCGGGCCGTCGCCTCCTACGCCGACGGCCCACTCGCCGGCATTCCCGCCGTCACCCGCCACCGCCACGGCAGCGGAACCGCCTGGTACCTGGCCACCCACCCCGACCCCGACACGCTCGCCGCCCTCCTCCACCGCATCACCCGGGAAGCCGACGTCACACCCGAGCACCAGGCCCCCGCCGGCATCGAGGCCGTCCGGCGCCGCGGCGCGGAGGCCGACTACCTGTTCCTCATCGACCACACCGGAAAGGGG